In Marisediminicola antarctica, one DNA window encodes the following:
- a CDS encoding long-chain-fatty-acid--CoA ligase: MSNTEPRPWTANYQPGVPTEIELPTESLVEMLERSVAEAGDRPAMEFFGRRTSYTELGEQVDQAAEGLRRLGVRPGDRVALILPNCPQHVVAFYAILRLGAVVVEHNPLYTARELRHQFEDHQARIVIAWDKVAASLAGLPADVEIDHVVSVNLLEAFPALKRLALRLPVPRLRQSRAALSGPAPGTIPWKRLLGHGRIDPAHPRPAVGDLAAIQYTSGTTGRPKGAMLSHLNLYANALQGEAWMHGAEYRKEVFYAILPMFHAFGMTLYLTFGIRKQGLLVLFPKFDADLVLDAMKKSPATVYCAVPPIYERTAMAAKERGISLRSCRFCISGAMNLPSHVVELWESVSGGLLVEGYGMTESSPVALGNPFHPTRRTGTIGVPFPSTSMKVADLLDPAVEVPQGEPGELLIAGPQVFQGYWNNPDETAKVLLPGGWLRTGDIVTVDTDGFTTIVDRAKELIITGGFNVSPSEVESVLRLHDTVSDATVFGKPLDRGGEMVVAAVELRPGSALDEEALRAHCREHLAAYKVPRRIVAIQDTPRSLLGKPLRKQTRERVLPTL; encoded by the coding sequence ATGTCGAACACTGAGCCGCGACCCTGGACGGCGAACTACCAGCCCGGCGTGCCCACCGAAATCGAGCTGCCGACCGAGTCGCTCGTCGAGATGCTCGAGCGGTCGGTTGCCGAGGCCGGCGACCGCCCGGCGATGGAGTTCTTCGGACGCCGCACGAGCTACACCGAACTCGGCGAGCAGGTCGACCAGGCGGCCGAGGGTCTGCGCCGCCTGGGGGTGCGCCCGGGCGACCGGGTGGCCCTCATTCTGCCGAACTGCCCGCAGCACGTGGTCGCGTTCTACGCCATCCTGCGCCTCGGCGCGGTCGTGGTCGAGCACAACCCGCTGTACACCGCGCGAGAGCTGCGCCACCAGTTCGAAGACCACCAGGCCCGGATCGTGATCGCGTGGGACAAGGTCGCTGCCTCCCTCGCCGGCCTCCCCGCTGACGTCGAGATCGACCACGTCGTCTCCGTCAACCTGCTCGAGGCGTTTCCGGCCCTCAAGCGCCTCGCTCTCCGGCTGCCGGTGCCGCGCCTGCGCCAGTCCAGGGCGGCGCTCTCCGGTCCGGCGCCCGGCACGATCCCCTGGAAGAGGCTGCTCGGCCACGGGCGCATCGACCCCGCACATCCGCGCCCCGCCGTGGGAGACCTCGCCGCGATCCAGTACACCTCCGGCACCACCGGCCGGCCGAAGGGGGCCATGCTGAGCCACCTCAACCTGTACGCCAATGCGCTGCAGGGGGAGGCGTGGATGCACGGCGCCGAGTACCGCAAGGAGGTGTTCTATGCGATCCTGCCGATGTTCCACGCGTTCGGCATGACGCTGTACCTGACGTTCGGCATCCGCAAGCAGGGCCTGCTGGTGCTCTTCCCCAAGTTCGACGCCGACCTGGTGCTCGATGCCATGAAGAAGTCGCCGGCGACGGTGTACTGCGCGGTGCCGCCGATCTACGAGCGCACCGCCATGGCCGCGAAGGAGCGGGGAATCTCGCTCCGCTCGTGCCGGTTCTGCATCTCCGGGGCGATGAACCTGCCCAGCCACGTCGTCGAGCTGTGGGAATCGGTGTCGGGCGGGCTGCTCGTGGAGGGATACGGGATGACCGAGTCGTCTCCGGTCGCGCTGGGCAACCCCTTCCACCCCACCCGCCGCACCGGCACCATCGGGGTGCCATTCCCCTCGACGTCGATGAAGGTGGCCGACCTTCTCGACCCCGCCGTCGAGGTTCCGCAGGGGGAGCCGGGCGAGCTGTTGATCGCGGGCCCGCAGGTGTTCCAGGGGTACTGGAACAACCCCGACGAGACCGCGAAAGTACTGCTGCCCGGCGGCTGGCTGCGCACGGGTGACATCGTGACGGTCGACACCGACGGCTTCACCACGATCGTGGACCGCGCGAAGGAGCTCATCATCACCGGGGGCTTCAACGTCTCGCCCTCCGAGGTGGAGTCGGTGCTGCGGCTGCACGACACCGTCTCCGATGCGACCGTGTTCGGCAAGCCGCTGGATCGTGGCGGCGAAATGGTCGTGGCGGCGGTCGAGTTGCGGCCGGGGTCCGCGCTCGACGAGGAGGCACTGCGCGCGCACTGCCGCGAACATCTCGCGGCGTACAAAGTTCCGCGCCGCATCGTGGCCATCCAGGACACCCCACGCTCCCTCCTCGGCAAGCCCCTGCGCAAGCAGACCCGCGAACGGGTGCTCCCGACGCTCTGA
- a CDS encoding isocitrate lyase/PEP mutase family protein, with product MTHETNVQKAELLRSLHVPGTPLIVTNVWDSITARIVAAAPGVKALATASHSVSEAHGVPDGEGLSVDQAIAVAALIVRSVELPVSVDFEKGYSPDAAGVEANVARLIEAGASGINIEDSIGQPKAPLFDLDTAVSRVAAARAAADKSGVPLVINARVDSLAGTPDDWNDAIVRANAYLAAGADVAFVLGLGTEDKVKRALDEIDGMISVISNPTSVPLKRLAELGVSRISFGPGTIGLTLAHLQKAATQLTALGDYPAELAFKF from the coding sequence ATGACTCACGAAACTAACGTCCAGAAGGCCGAACTCCTCCGCTCGCTCCACGTGCCCGGTACCCCGCTGATCGTCACCAATGTCTGGGACTCGATCACGGCCCGAATTGTCGCCGCCGCCCCCGGTGTGAAGGCCCTCGCGACGGCCAGCCACTCGGTGTCCGAGGCGCACGGCGTGCCCGACGGCGAGGGCCTCAGCGTCGACCAGGCGATCGCCGTCGCAGCACTCATCGTCCGCTCCGTCGAGCTGCCCGTGAGCGTCGACTTCGAGAAGGGCTATTCCCCGGATGCCGCGGGCGTCGAGGCCAACGTCGCCCGGCTCATCGAGGCCGGGGCATCCGGAATCAATATCGAAGACAGCATCGGCCAGCCGAAGGCACCCCTGTTCGATCTCGACACCGCGGTCTCGCGCGTCGCCGCCGCCCGCGCGGCCGCCGACAAGTCGGGCGTTCCGCTCGTGATCAATGCGCGCGTCGACTCCCTCGCCGGCACTCCCGACGACTGGAATGACGCGATCGTGCGCGCGAACGCCTACCTCGCCGCCGGCGCCGACGTCGCCTTCGTGCTCGGGCTCGGCACCGAAGACAAGGTCAAACGCGCCCTCGACGAGATCGACGGCATGATCTCGGTCATCTCCAACCCGACCTCTGTGCCGCTGAAGCGCCTCGCCGAGCTCGGCGTCTCCCGCATCAGCTTCGGGCCGGGCACGATCGGCCTCACCCTCGCGCACCTGCAGAAGGCCGCGACCCAGCTCACGGCGCTCGGCGACTACCCGGCGGAGCTCGCCTTCAAGTTCTGA